CCAAACAAAATTTTGTCTAGGCTTCTGTTTGGGAGGAACTCATAGACGAGTAGCTTCTCTTCTTCCGAGCAAAAACCGATGAGCCTCACAAGATTTCTATGCTGAAGCTTAGCAACAAAAGCAACCTCGTTTCTTAGCTCTGCAAATCCTTGCTGTGAGCTTCTTGCGAGTCTTTTCACAGCTATTTCCCGGCCACCTGATAGTACGCCCTGTTCCATATTTTGGGTAAGATGAAGCACTGTTGTAATTAAATGTAGACATAAAGTTTGCAGTGTTTACTGCAAAAAAGGATAAACCACTGGCTTTAACCATATATTTGACCTTATAAACTGGTCCAAATCCCCCTTCTCCAAGCTTGTTTGCGTCCGAGAAGTTGTTGGTTGCAACCTTCAGTGTCTCAAATTCAAATAACAGAGAGTTTGCCTTTTGACTTTTCGCTCCTCCAACATCTGAtcgttttataaatttttttgttaaactAAAAAAAATGAATTGGTTTTGGTAAATTTTTAACATTTAAATGAATCAGAAACAAAAAACATAGATGGAGTCAAAATAAATTTACATACTGGACTTTCTGGCAAATATTTTCGTCCTCCACAAAAAAATCAAAAGCGCTGCCACAAGCATCACAGCACCGAGGATGGGGATGACGACAGCCACTACTATTTTAGAGTTCTGCTTTTTTCCTGAATTAAAACGATAAACAACATCTGATGAATATTTCCATCttcttataattaaattttaattgtgTACAACTTGCAACAATTGGTAGGAAAATATGGATGAATCGTCTGTAATTTAATGCAGGTACATAATTTAATTATGTACTGTAACTTGCCTGCATCTCTCGCAGATGATGACGAAGAGTTGGAGTCCACCACAGCAGGCGGAGGCGGTGGATTGGCCGTAGCTCCAGGCGGAGGTGCTGAAGAGAGTGCAGATGACAGCGGAGGCAGTGGGGATGTCGGGACCGACATATTATAGTATGAATAGGTCTCGTACCTTAAGAAGCACCTGTACTTCAACACCACCCCTCCCTGGTTTTTCCCGCAACAACCCTGCATTAAACCCAACGACTGCCGAAGACACAGAAAGCAGTCATCATCAGACTGATCCCTGGTGCACTGCACCAATCCATACACTTTGGTGAAGCTCGTAAAGTTGGCTTCTCCAATGGCGAACATGCTGTCGGTCTTGTAGGAAGCCCAGTTGATGAGGGCATTCATCAATTCCTCCACCAGATTCACGAATCTCGACGTCTCCGAAACTTCTTGTACATTGTATACGATTTGGTAAAAGGATAATTTATCGCTATCGTTCGAGAAAGTTGCGTTGGAGTAAGCAAGGAAGCAGCGATCTCCCCAAGTGGCCGCATCTTTTGCGGAGGGGCAGCTACGGCGGAGGTTGTCGACGGCGGTGGCGAGGCAAGCTTGGCATATGTCTTGAGATACGTCGAGTTGGCAACGCGCCAGGCCGAAGACTTGGTCTGGGGAACGCCCTGCAGACGTGTTCGCGGAGCCGGTGGAGACGGTGGCCGAGGTGAGGGATGGGAGGAGGAGGTTGAGGTTGGAATGGTAGGTGCTGTTGGTGGTAAAGTTGGAGTCTGTGGAACACCTTGCCAATGATGCATTGTGGCGTGCGTtatagagggagaggaggaagagaagctgCGCAAGTATCCGGAAGTAATTCCAGGAATGCATCGTGCAACTGGTTGTCTTCCGTTGTTTTTGGGATGCCGTGGAGAGAGCATAGAGAGGCGTAGCtaactatatataatatattcgAAGCTAAGTTTAATTTGAATGGTCGCCGTAGTTTGTTTCATTGTAGTACCGTGCAATACACACTAGAAAACGTTGCAACACAAATGATATACTCAGTGGGGTGGAATTGGTCCATGACAAGTTACCTTCAGAGAAATTTATTTCATAACAATGATGGTCATATAAAGTTAGATGACCGAAGAATACGTGACAATGGCTCGTTGTTCCTTTGAACGGCCCCTTCGTTCAACTGTAGAGGGATCCGAGTCAAAAGGACTAGGAGGGGATTCCTGTGATTGAAGTGATGCGAGTATTGTTGACTTTGTTTCCACGCGTAGGACGCAGTGACGCGGATCAACAACACTGCAATTTCTTATCGAACGAAGACTCCCCAGCAAGAGATGATTTCGGCAAAACACTCATTTAATGCACGCGGCAAAATACTTCTTTCTTCCTTGCGTGTTTTTTCGTCACAGAAGATAGGAGGAAAGGACACCAATGAGACCTGATCCAAAATTGGATTTGACGTTAATAAAATAGCTTCCGTAGTGTAGATATAAGTTTACAAGAAAGAAAATGAATGTTTTAGTAAATTAAGTTTCTATTTCATTCAGTCAAATTATCTTCTTTCATGGAActctaaaaatatcaataaaatatttacaaaataatttttctaaaatatcaataaaatttatttttctaaaaaaaaatcacaaacttCTTTTTATGCGGGAGTTCAAGCTGCACCAAGTTAGTCCAACTTATAAATTTGAAGATAATGAATTACTAGCTTCTTGAAATAGATGGGTGGCAAACGGTGTGCTTTTTTGTTATATTGAATTAATAGAGACTCGACATATGGAGTCCAATCAATTTAGTATCGATGATGCATCAACCAAGTGCATCACTTCGGTATGACATTCAAAGAGAATATTCTTCTTTCATTTAATCGATAGTTACAATATTAGCACTATACGAAGAATCCTCCCCAAGTATGTTTTGACTTGAGCATTCtgaatttatataattaaaatagatATATCAAACtgctcataaatatttttttctcgcaACGAACAAGCAAGCAAAGACTTGACTAACAAACACGTTTTGACAAATAAATCATCGGCATAGTCTTTGGTAGAAACTAAGAAACCAAAATATGAAATACAGATATCTTCTACTCTACTATCAAATTGAAGTTAGATGCGAGATATAGATATTTTCCTGTCCTCGAATAAAATTTACATCCAATCAGTctaaattgtttttcttttttaatacgaCAACACTCAAATATGAACTAAACGGTGTGTTGTTTGTTTATTTTTTGTGCCACAATTGTTTCTGAAGGTATAAAGATGGTATCTTAATTTAAGAAGCTGGTTTTGTGATGCAAGTGCTCATTCGGGTTCATGTTCTGCCAAGCAGGGACGACTGCGGGCATGCAAGATCATTTGGCTTCATATCATCGTTATCAGGGCAGCTCGTTCTGAGAGTTTGTGCGTGTCAAGCCACTCGAAAGCAAGCGGACAGGCAATCGCACAGGCCACCTCCGATGGGATGACCCAATGTCGGCTGCTGTTTCAAGCACCGCGATACATTCTAGGGTACATCACATTCACAACAGAAGAGGCTTTTGGGCTTTCTCGGCTTAATGGCAAACCAAAAAGGTTTGAGCCATATGTTGGGTTCTTTGGCAGATCATCTGACATTATTCCATCGAGTGCCGTCGTCAATTTTGCCCGACCAAAGTTCTATCGATAATAATTAGCCAAATCTGGAAATGTTCTTATGGAGGGCAACGAGGAAAGAGTTATCACAGCTTTAGGAGAGAGAGCCAAAGAATCCTCTAAATTCTTGGCCCGTTTTGTCAGTCACTTCTCTCTTCCATAAGCATTCAGGAAAGAAAGTGTCACACATTTTGGTATTGCATCCTTCTCACGAGCTTAAAGCCTTGAATCTAAGAGGAGTCCAAAGTTCCAAGTTTTCTTTTGTGATCGTTCTCTGAGCTCTAACTTTCAGCGGCTTTTGAGTATTTTCTTGATGAATGTTGGGCTTATGAGAATTGATAGATAGCTTTTACAAAGTATCTTTCTCCACCTTAGATGAAAAAGGAAGGAATCGAGAGTACAGCTCCAACGGTGGAAATAGAAGCGGCCATGAAGCAATATTGAAGTGAAAGTGAAAAAAGGACGGAAAAAAAGGCACGGTTTGGTTTGCCttaagagattttttttatagaaacacgcaataaaattaaatgaaatcataatcaaataaaatattaagatttatataaaaaattttttCATCTTGAAGGATAAAATCTACGAGGCAAaccagagataatccactataagaataatgaatatataaatctcaaagtcttttgcccaaaactcaAGCAACAATAACCAAATTCTcttcaagtaatcacagcaagaatctactataAATCTGATTTAACCTGAGATAAGAATGTTGCCtgaatgattgagaacagtctctctgtgctgtctttattttcttccatttccttctcttattttttctgctcttttctcctcttttttgaatcaagatgttGTTGTAATTTTCTGCCTCATAATTTTTTCTCCCTATTTTCGCAGCCACCACATcccccttattagatctagggttAAGTTAAAAGAGGGGTGGATTATGGGCTGTTAAAGCTCACTATGGGCTGAACTTGTGGACTGTCAGCACAACAACCTTCCCCTTCAGTTTATAAAGGAGGCTATCTCATGCCTCCTCAAAGTGAAGCTATGCAAAGTATTTTCAAATACATTTTGAATCTAGTGGTATCTAACATCTACatactttgacttggaatgaaaagttgggttcttacacaaatggataacACTTTGGCTATCACAATTTACTACAAAGTTTTCTTTATTTCAGCcttaattcttgtaagaattctttcatctataatatttttttgaaaacctctatagcagcaatatattctgcctttATGGTGGAGAGAGATACACCGTTGCAATCTGGATTTTCATGATATAGC
This genomic stretch from Musa acuminata AAA Group cultivar baxijiao chromosome BXJ3-9, Cavendish_Baxijiao_AAA, whole genome shotgun sequence harbors:
- the LOC135650267 gene encoding cysteine-rich repeat secretory protein 38-like yields the protein MHSWNYFRILAQLLFLLSLYNARHNASLARCSTDSNFTTNSTYHSNLNLLLPSLTSATVSTGSANTSAGRSPDQVFGLARCQLDVSQDICQACLATAVDNLRRSCPSAKDAATWGDRCFLAYSNATFSNDSDKLSFYQIVYNVQEVSETSRFVNLVEELMNALINWASYKTDSMFAIGEANFTSFTKVYGLVQCTRDQSDDDCFLCLRQSLGLMQGCCGKNQGGVVLKYRCFLRYETYSYYNMSVPTSPLPPLSSALSSAPPPGATANPPPPPAVVDSNSSSSSARDAGKLQYIIKLCTCIKLQTIHPYFPTNCCKLYTIKI